In one Procambarus clarkii isolate CNS0578487 chromosome 87, FALCON_Pclarkii_2.0, whole genome shotgun sequence genomic region, the following are encoded:
- the LOC123746946 gene encoding neuronal acetylcholine receptor subunit alpha-4: MDHQRSGVCARLSVLCVLILLLPTPGDGMSESETELRRHLLVNYDRTALPASTTVVKFRITLKHFDMIEEEQALMVDSWIVNEWVDPRLSWTPDEYRGISKLAFPYNMLWKPDLDVYNSAKVGDPPSFSNTLLIVFPNGRVLFVPPMRLHFTCVMDLTFWPHDTHNCTLIIGSWVHDGFAIDPQIMDDKPEIDVPVRQTESGRNLTRGSWELVEANMTRDVQRYLCCPEPYVTIKVSILVARNAPAYAWTVKLPAVGLSILTFVLFLLPPCAGEKIIFGGLCLILDVLFLAYTSNVVTHAPSHTPLIIEMVSEQLLLVVGSVIVAAVSTRLARDPHTSGIPGWIKRPLLVISSCLCLGNYKSLVSQTNHPYSRAVKTEEMELGENGTAHLYCGADDISTACGLDWLLLAAIIDRFSLIAFMIIFVANMLAFKVVL; the protein is encoded by the exons GTGACGGGATGTCGGAGTCGGAGACGGAGCTGAGACGCCACCTGCTGGTTAACTACGACAGGACGGCCCTCCCAGCCTCCACCACCGTCGTCAAGTTTAGGATCACTCTCAAGCACTTCGATATG ATCGAGGAGGAACAAGCCCTGATGGTGGACTCCTGGATCGTTAAT GAGTGGGTTGACCCACGTCTGTCGTGGACTCCTGACGAATACCGGGGCATCTCCAAGCTCGCCTTCCCCTACAACATGCTCTGGAAACCCGACCTAGACGTCTACAACAG TGCCAAGGTGGGAGACCCGCCCTCCTTCTCCAACACGCTGCTCATTGTCTTCCCCAACGGGCGGGTGCTCTTTGTGCCACCGATGAGACTCCACTTCACCTGCGTCATGGACCTCACTTTCTGGCCCCACGACACCCACAACTGTACCCTCATCATCGGCTCCTGGGTCCACGACGGATTCGCTATCGACCCCCAGATTATGGACGACAAACCGGAG ATAGACGTGCCTGTGCGACAGACTGAGAGCGGCAGGAACCTTACAAGAGGATCATGGGAGCTGGTGGAGGCCAACATGACAAGGGACGTGCAACGGTACCTGTGCTGTCCAGAACCCTATGTCACTATTAAAGTGTCCATTCTTGTCGCCAGGAATGCTCCCGCCTATGCCTGGACTGTCAAGCTGCCTGCTGTGG GTCTGAGTATTCTGACGTTTGTGCTGTTCCTGCTTCCTCCCTGCGCCGGGGAGAAGATTATCTTTGGTGGCCTCTGTCTTATACTAGACGTCCTCTTCCTGGCCTATACGTCTAATGTGGTCACGCACGCGCCCTCTCACACCCCACTCATCA TTGAGATGGTGAGTGAGCAGCTGCTCCTTGTGGTGGGCAGTGTGATAGTGGCTGCAGTGTCAACAAGGCTGGCTCGTGACCCCCACACTTCAGGAATCCCAGGCTGGATCAAGCGACCTCTCCTTGTCATCTCGTCATGTCTCTGCCTCGGCAACTACAAGTCTCTC GTGTCCCAGACCAACCATCCATACTCTCGAGCAGTGAAGACTGAGGAGATGGAACTGGGCGAGAATGGCACCGCTCATCTATACTGCGGTGCTGACGATATCTCCACTGCTTGTGGCCTTGACTGGCTCCTGTTGGCCGCTATCATTGACCGCTTTTCCCTTATCGCTTTTATGATCATCTTTGTTGCCAACATGCTAGCCTTCAAAGTTGTTCTTTGA